Within the Bacillus pumilus genome, the region GAATGGCGGCTATCTCTTCTGGGGACTGCGTTTGTGTTTGTGGTGCTGATTGATTTTCAAATACAGACATGGAGCGGCGGGCACTCACATTTTGCAAGAAACGCTGGGCGTCACTAGGAGGTTTATTTTGATTGATCATGCGGCGACTCCTTTCTTAATGAATACCCATTTGCATCGCAAGGCGCCTATCTGCCTTGGCGTAATCATCACCCATTGTGTACATATGTCTTGAAAGGGTAGAAAGTTCTTGTTCGTAATCTCTCAAGGTATACAGGGCATTCAGTTGTTTTTCATGTGAATAAAAGGAGGAATGAGGTTGTTCCATCCTCACTTCTTCTACTAGTGCTTCCACATCACTTGGACTTAATAAATCATAGTGACCAAAGCCGACGAGTCCTTTGAGCTCTTGTTTTACATGCTGGACGGCGTCTTTTACACTTTCATCGATCCCATCAATTTTATCAAATATAGTGTGTACTTCATGATCAATCACACTTTGGAGATCGTAGGATGAATTTTTCAGTAAATGGGATTTTATGATAATTTCTAGACCGCTTTGTGCATATGCACGTCCAGAATGGATTTCTTGCAACAGCATGGCTGTAAAACTTGTATTATGATCAAGTTGTTCATCTAAAATCCGGGCAGATCCATCTTTGTGGAATGAATATCCATTTTCTTTTAAGCTCCCAGAAATTAGAGCTAAAAAAGCATTTGTATCAAAGGATTCGTTCCATTCTATATTCATAGACGCAAAAGCTGATTTTAAAAAGGTGTCAATTTCTCTTTGTTTATATTTAACCGATTCTTGGACGGCGCCTTGTCGCTGTGGCGGTACGGTGTACTTAACTTGACCAACTCCATGATCATGACGATTGAGTAAACCTACATAATGACTAGGTTGAATATATTCAGTCAAGACCCGTGTATAATCACCTTGCTGCGCTTTCTCCTGAATCGAAGGCGCCAGACTGCTCCAAATATTGGGGCTATCAAAGGTGATGGCTTTTTTGACAGCTGGTTGTTCTGTTGCAACATAAGCACAAACAGCACCGGCAAGGGCTTGTCCAGTGAGATAAATACCTGCATTGGGGTGCTTCTGACTGATTTGCTCTATGTACTCCTTCCCTTTATAAAAGACATGATCTTGATTGCTATCAAGGGACTTCCTTTGAATGGGATAGGCATAATCTGTTTTAAGCAATGACTGTGCCGCGGTGTGTACATCTTGTGGCGAGGTCACCGGCATTTGATTTGGCATTGGACAGTGAAAAGCGACGATGAACTCATCTGCTTTCTCCGGCTGCATCGTTAAACCATATAATTGATGATCGACCTTGAGAAAATCATGGACAGTGAGCGTTTGTTGACCTATTTCTATCGTATGGTGCTGCTGGTAATGATCTATGTTTCCAGCATGATCGGATATGATTTTATATTCTTTATCAGTTAATCTATCCTTTCGATTGACCATCGTACCTGCTCCCTCACATAACATTTATGCAGATATCATAAATCAAAAAATATGGAAAAACCACAGCGTTCTACCAAGAAAAACCTTTTGGCCTACAGTGTTTGTGACAATATTGAAAAAAAGCGGAGTTTAAGTAACTATTGGTCACAAATAAAATGATCTAAAAGAAGGGTTTTTTCTATAAACAAGAATAGGAGAAAAAGGGTCTTTGCTTTGTGCATTGCTCTTCATCGTCGTTTTTTTGTACAATAGATTCAATGAAGTGAGCAAGAGAGGTGTAAGCTGATGGCAGACAAAGCGTTTGGGTTACATGACGTCGTTGAAATGAAGAAACCCCATCCATGTGGTGTCAATCGGTGGAAAGTGATTCGATTGGGCATGGATATTCGCATTAAATGTGAAGGCTGCGGGCATAGCGTCATGATTCCCAGAAGAGACTTTGAACGAAAAATGAAGAAAATTCTCGTCAAGCATGAGGAGCCAACTGCTTAAGTAGGCCTCATGCTTTTTTGATGAAATTTGTCTTTTGTATAGAAGAATTAGATGCAAATTCCCGTTTTAAAGGATTGATTTATTCTTTTTGGCAATGTTTCTTCTATTGATAATGCGTAACGGTTAGCTTGTCTTTTCATGTAAACCTACTTATAATTGCTCTAGGTTCATATTACGCAGTATAACGAGCACGTTTGATATAGAGGAGATGAAAGAATGGCTTTAACAGCTGGTATTGTTGGCTTACCTAACGTCGGGAAGTCAACGCTATTTAATGCAATTACACAGGCTGGAGCGGAGTCTGCTAACTATCCGTTTTGTACCATTGATCCAAACGTCGGAATTGTAGAAGTTCCAGACGAGCGTTTGCAAAAACTAACAGAATTGGTGCAGCCGAAAAAGACAGTTCCGACTGCTTTTGAATTCACTGATATTGCCGGTATTGTCAAAGGGGCTTCAAAAGGTGAAGGTTTAGGGAATAAATTCCTTTCGCACATTCGTCAAGTAGATGCAATCTGTCACGTGGTGAGAGCTTTTGCTGATGATAACATCACGCACGTATCAGGTAAGGTTGACCCTGTGTCAGATATCGAAACCATTAATTTAGAGTTGATTTTGGCTGATTTAGAAACAGTTGAAAAACGTTTGGCTCGTGTGAGTAAGCTTGCAAAACAAAAGGATAAGGAAGCGGTAGCTGAATTTGATATTTTGTCGAAGCTAATGCATGCATTTGAAGCTGGGAAATCGGCAAGATCTGTAGAATTTACAGAGGAGCAACAGAAACTTGTGAAACAGCTTCATTTACTCACATCTAAACCAGTTCTTTATGTAGCAAATGTGAGTGAGGACGAAGTAGCAGATCATGACGGCAACGAGTATGTGCAGCAAATCCGTGAGTTTGCTTCCGGTGAAAATGCTGAAGTCATCGTCGTATGTGCGAAGATCGAGTCTGAAATTGCAGAGCTTGAAGGGGAAGAGAAACAGATGTTCCTTGAAGAGCTTGGCATTAAAGAGTCAGGTCTAGATCAGCTGATTCAAGCATCTTATTCACTTCTTGGTTTAGCTACTTATTTCACAGCAGGTGAGCAGGAAGTACGCGCTTGGACGTTTAAAAAGGGAATGAAGGCGCCGGAATGTGCTGGAATCATTCATACAGACTTTGAGCGTGGGTTCATTCGTGCTGAAACGGTTGCATATGAAGATTTACTTGCTGGCGGGAGCATGTCTGCTGCAAAAGAGGCTGGAAAAGTCCGTCTAGAAGGTAAAGAATATGTAGTGAAAGATGGAGACGTTATTCATTTCCGTTTTAATGTATAGGTTCTTGTCATAGGCCAAGTAATTTGTTATAATATACAATTGTGAGTAATATAATTTATTGCTCCTTGCCCGTTTAGGGCCGCTTAGACCAAAAGGAGGTGCAATCAGATGAGAAAGTACGAAGTTATGTACATCATCCGCCCAACAGTTGACGATGAGGCTAAAAAAGCAGTTATCGAGCGTTTCAATAACGTGTTAACTTCTAACGGTGCGGAGATCACTGGAACAAAGGATTGGGGTAAACGTCGTCTTGCATACGAAATCAACGATTTCCGTGAAGGCTTCTACCAAATCGTAAATGTTCAATCTGACGCTGCAGCAGTTCAAGAATTTGACCGCTTAGCTAAGATCAGTGACGATATCATTCGCCACATTGTTGTTAAAGAAGAAGTATAAATCATTGAAATATATATTTAAAGGTGGTCTTTCAATATGCTAAACCGTGTTGTATTGGTCGGAAGACTAACAAAAGACCCTGAGCTTCGCTACACGCCTAATGGTGCGGCTGTAGCCACGTTTACTCTAGCTGTGAATCGTACGTTTACGAATCAATCTGGAGAGCGTGAAGCCGATTTCATTAACTGTGTTACTTGGAGAAGACAAGCCGAGAATGTGGCTAATTTCTTGAAAAAAGGAAGTCTTGCCGGTGTAGACGGTCGTTTGCAGACAAGAAACTATGAAAATCAGCAAGGACAGCGTGTCTTCGTGACAGAGGTTCAAGCTGAGAGTGTTCAATTTCTTGAGCCTAAGAGCGGCGGTGCTGGTTCAGGTGGATACAGCGGCGGTGGCAATAGCGGAGGCCAGTATTATGGCGGTAGCCAAAACGATCAGAATCCATTTGGAAATGAACCAAGTCAAAATCCATATGGCAATCAAAGCAACCAACAAAATCGTAATCAGGGAAATAGCTTCAATGATGACCCATTTGCGAATGACGGTAAACCGATTGACATCTCCGATGATGATTTG harbors:
- a CDS encoding phage hydrolase, yielding MVNRKDRLTDKEYKIISDHAGNIDHYQQHHTIEIGQQTLTVHDFLKVDHQLYGLTMQPEKADEFIVAFHCPMPNQMPVTSPQDVHTAAQSLLKTDYAYPIQRKSLDSNQDHVFYKGKEYIEQISQKHPNAGIYLTGQALAGAVCAYVATEQPAVKKAITFDSPNIWSSLAPSIQEKAQQGDYTRVLTEYIQPSHYVGLLNRHDHGVGQVKYTVPPQRQGAVQESVKYKQREIDTFLKSAFASMNIEWNESFDTNAFLALISGSLKENGYSFHKDGSARILDEQLDHNTSFTAMLLQEIHSGRAYAQSGLEIIIKSHLLKNSSYDLQSVIDHEVHTIFDKIDGIDESVKDAVQHVKQELKGLVGFGHYDLLSPSDVEALVEEVRMEQPHSSFYSHEKQLNALYTLRDYEQELSTLSRHMYTMGDDYAKADRRLAMQMGIH
- a CDS encoding DUF951 domain-containing protein, which gives rise to MADKAFGLHDVVEMKKPHPCGVNRWKVIRLGMDIRIKCEGCGHSVMIPRRDFERKMKKILVKHEEPTA
- the ychF gene encoding redox-regulated ATPase YchF yields the protein MALTAGIVGLPNVGKSTLFNAITQAGAESANYPFCTIDPNVGIVEVPDERLQKLTELVQPKKTVPTAFEFTDIAGIVKGASKGEGLGNKFLSHIRQVDAICHVVRAFADDNITHVSGKVDPVSDIETINLELILADLETVEKRLARVSKLAKQKDKEAVAEFDILSKLMHAFEAGKSARSVEFTEEQQKLVKQLHLLTSKPVLYVANVSEDEVADHDGNEYVQQIREFASGENAEVIVVCAKIESEIAELEGEEKQMFLEELGIKESGLDQLIQASYSLLGLATYFTAGEQEVRAWTFKKGMKAPECAGIIHTDFERGFIRAETVAYEDLLAGGSMSAAKEAGKVRLEGKEYVVKDGDVIHFRFNV
- the rpsF gene encoding 30S ribosomal protein S6 — encoded protein: MRKYEVMYIIRPTVDDEAKKAVIERFNNVLTSNGAEITGTKDWGKRRLAYEINDFREGFYQIVNVQSDAAAVQEFDRLAKISDDIIRHIVVKEEV
- the ssbA gene encoding single-stranded DNA-binding protein SsbA, coding for MLNRVVLVGRLTKDPELRYTPNGAAVATFTLAVNRTFTNQSGEREADFINCVTWRRQAENVANFLKKGSLAGVDGRLQTRNYENQQGQRVFVTEVQAESVQFLEPKSGGAGSGGYSGGGNSGGQYYGGSQNDQNPFGNEPSQNPYGNQSNQQNRNQGNSFNDDPFANDGKPIDISDDDLPF